AGGTAAGTTGAAACttaccaaatatatatatattttcaataatcTTTATCTTCTTAAAGCAAAATAAGGATGGCAAAGTAGTACAAACGGCTGCCATCAATACTTGCCGCGGAAAAAGACTAGAGAGTGGTGGAGATAAGCCAGTAAGTTGAAGGTTACAAGATAGATATACTTTCCTAATAATCTTTTTctattaaagaaaattaagGATCGCACATTAGACCAAACCGCTGCCATTGGAAAAAGACTGGAGGGTGGTGGCGGAAAGCCAGTAAGTCGAAAATCACGAAAAAGATATACTTTTCTAATAATCCTTCTCTATAGAAGAAAAATGACAAAAAGGggaagaaggagaaaaaagcgaaagtaGCGCCACCGGAGCCAGAACCTCCGAAACCGGTGAAGGTAACGCCCTACAAGCCACCGCCCCGCAAACTCTTTAGCCCCCCCTTCCGGATGCACAACGTCGACTTCGAGGAGAACTCGCCGGTGTGTAAGCCAGTGATTGGCCCTGTGGAGTGCGAGGTTCCGCCGGCTCCCAAGAAGTCGGCCGTATCATTTCTCCTGGCCAAGGGAAAGCTGGAGGGAAAGGCTCATAAGTGCGACATGCGCATGCCCAACCACAGGCAGGTGAAGCCCAAGTTCTTCCGGGGACCACGTTCGAACAAACCCTACCAGTTCAAGTACCATCGGGTCTTCCAATGTGGCCAACCGAAACCCTTCGATCTGGGTCATATTGTGACCAAGTCGTTTGTGAAGGCGCTGGATAAGTCGGATGAGGACGAAGTGGACGAAGTGGACTTAAAGGATCTCCTGACGGAGATGGTGATTGAGGATGAGGCGCCGCCGGATACCAAGTCTGAAGGCAATCCCGACGCCGAGACGGAGAAGCAAACGATTCAGGATACCCAGCCACAGTTGGAAATCTTCAATGACCTGGAGCTGAGCAAGTCGCCCGATAGTCGGGAGACGTTGGATCGCTCGAGCAACCACAGTGGCCGCAGCCACATGAACTACAAGGCGGAGATCGTGGACGCTGTGGTGAGATGTGCCAAGGCCGTTTGGCAGAAGCGCACCCTGATCAAGCGGGCGGAGATGGAGCGCATGGGCAGGTTGACGCCGCGCAAGGCAATGACCCACAGGGATACGCAATCGTTCGATCCCAACGACGACGCCCAGATGGACCAGTTGCTCAAGGATGGCATGCGGGTGCTCCGGAAGGAACCCCGCTATGTGCTCGCCTGTCTGCCGGATGCCCACAAGCTGCCGGTGCTGCGGGAGTGGATCAAGAGGCGGTACGGCAAGACCTACAGCCAGAAGGAGCTCGAGGACAATCTAACCGAGTCGAACCGGATATTCGAGCTGGTCACCATCCTCCAGAACAGTTGCACCAGCCCCGATCTCATGGGCATCGATCGCTTGCCCAGGTCCAAGGAGAACTTCAACTACTACAAGCAGGTCAAGACTACGGTGGGTGCATTCGATATATGTTACTATTCTGAAACCATCTTcattatttctgtttttcagGCTGCCCTGGCTAAGCAAGCGTATCACGATCAGCTGAATGCCAGCTACCTGGCCAACATGAGCTCCGCCTGGTACGCCATGGGCAACTACCTGGTGCCCGGCGGACCTCCTCGCAGGACCTTCTTCGCGTACATAGCCTCCAATCCGCAGGAGATCATGCGTAACAAGATGTGGAACGGGGAATTCCGGAACTACCGCTCCATGCGCGACAAGcggaaggagcaggagcggctTTTGGGCAAGAAGGACTAGATTACAATAAAGTAGAACCCATTTCAATCTGGATGGAACTCAGTTGTATTTGGGCTTGGTGCGGGCCACTCTCTTGCCGGTGAACCCCTTGCTGGCCAAATACTCCAGGATGCAGCGCTTGGTGTGCACCTTCAGTTGGCAGATGTCGAACTCCAGCTCCTTGTTGCAGTACTCGGCCTTCTCCATGCGCTGGATCAAGTGGATCACGTGGAGCAGCACCTCGCCGTCCAGCTGCTGAATCTTGGCGTGCAGATCAAGATCCTCCTCGGTGGTGAacggctcctgctgctccgaAGGGGCCAAGAGTGCTGGCGGTGCCCACTCGGGCGCCGCATCCATAATGTAGGAAGGAACCTCTGAGCCGCTCACCTCCGCGTCCGTCGATGACGAGTCCGATTCAtccgaggagctggaggagctctCCTCCTCGGCACGCGCTTTCTTGCCGGAGCAGATGAACAGCTGCACCTGGGCGTACATCTCCTCGAAGATGATCTGCAGCTGCTTGGCCATGTGGTAGCACAGGTGGCCGGGATTCGTGTACAGATAGGTGTTGTAGAAAATCAGTCTCATGTCCTTGGCGAAATCCGCGGCAGAGAGATAGCAGGCCGTATTCAAGCGATGTCTTACGGTGGACAGATCCATGGGTTCTCGGACGATCTCGTGGTAGTCGTGGAGGCCCAGCAGCTGGGCGTCCAGTGGCTCGTAGAACACCCAGGCAATATTCTTGTAGGTATTGGAGAACAGCCTCTTGATAATCACCTTGCAGGCATTCATTTCCGGCGAGGAATTGGTTTCTTGTTTTCCAGCCATTCCAGTAGAAATCTCGACTATCGGAAAATTCTATTTTAGTTTCTATCCTTTTGACAGCTTGAACGCAATGCTGAAAACCCGAAGGGCATCACTTTTATTCAGCTGTCATTTTCCACACTCTGGGTTGCCCTGTGCGATAATATTTATCTGGTATATTTAGCTTATGAAAACTTGTGGGATTGCCACCTCAGTCCGAGCGGAAAAGTCAATCCACAAATGCGGTTGGGGCAGCAAACAAATTCAGTTAATTATGCAAGTGGTACCGGCCACGAATGTATTTCCATACATTTTGTGTGGGTGGCTTGAGTGCGGTCCTTTGGGCGAATGCTTTTCCTCCATCCTGAAGCTAGCCTCGTAGGTTAATCTAATTCCAGGACCCATGCAAACAGTCCTTTTTTCCGGTGAACGTATTTAAAAGTCTCATCGAGCTGAGGGccggaaaatatt
This sequence is a window from Drosophila teissieri strain GT53w chromosome 2R, Prin_Dtei_1.1, whole genome shotgun sequence. Protein-coding genes within it:
- the LOC122613057 gene encoding uncharacterized protein LOC122613057, producing the protein MNSQKKLDDFTRNLDLAKWYMGISAQQEDTMFTMPESLRDDFEQGTGEKMFKMLIALGLQPVISKKKISRIVQLSRNNILAFLYFVMEGYYKTKQKDGVYSINEQLLMNAIAKIDMLPTIRALDNVLPRPPVKIPDPQSQSLASLTQTERPPKKPSKKSPYFLKQPRPVPRISRLTAKIPDFVVSFSFWPIDGPPDYGKDDEEPWYAVYRLNPGQRLIKKTLSETLERYFKLAVVEGKQEEQEDTPQSREPEANMCLVHEGQVLEAQLLRDELAVKARDRCLELLDVNEPYAKLRKARIVAQLEHDIDVIMARHRNAMHCDQTKVLTIENFDCVLCQQMLVSQPWPEPMDQVGRALVGEDCVLAHTAALDTYRGKRLEGGAEKQKSNKDHTVLHTAPIDTGCKKGKKGDGVKQQNKDGKVVQTAAINTCRGKRLESGGDKPKIKDRTLDQTAAIGKRLEGGGGKPKKNDKKGKKEKKAKVAPPEPEPPKPVKVTPYKPPPRKLFSPPFRMHNVDFEENSPVCKPVIGPVECEVPPAPKKSAVSFLLAKGKLEGKAHKCDMRMPNHRQVKPKFFRGPRSNKPYQFKYHRVFQCGQPKPFDLGHIVTKSFVKALDKSDEDEVDEVDLKDLLTEMVIEDEAPPDTKSEGNPDAETEKQTIQDTQPQLEIFNDLELSKSPDSRETLDRSSNHSGRSHMNYKAEIVDAVVRCAKAVWQKRTLIKRAEMERMGRLTPRKAMTHRDTQSFDPNDDAQMDQLLKDGMRVLRKEPRYVLACLPDAHKLPVLREWIKRRYGKTYSQKELEDNLTESNRIFELVTILQNSCTSPDLMGIDRLPRSKENFNYYKQVKTTAALAKQAYHDQLNASYLANMSSAWYAMGNYLVPGGPPRRTFFAYIASNPQEIMRNKMWNGEFRNYRSMRDKRKEQERLLGKKD
- the LOC122613059 gene encoding bromodomain testis-specific protein; its protein translation is MAGKQETNSSPEMNACKVIIKRLFSNTYKNIAWVFYEPLDAQLLGLHDYHEIVREPMDLSTVRHRLNTACYLSAADFAKDMRLIFYNTYLYTNPGHLCYHMAKQLQIIFEEMYAQVQLFICSGKKARAEEESSSSSSDESDSSSTDAEVSGSEVPSYIMDAAPEWAPPALLAPSEQQEPFTTEEDLDLHAKIQQLDGEVLLHVIHLIQRMEKAEYCNKELEFDICQLKVHTKRCILEYLASKGFTGKRVARTKPKYN